The nucleotide window GCCTAGTGCTGGACTGGGTCTAGACCAACTAGTAGGCCAATATTCGGCAAGTCCAATGGTCAGTCCGAggcaagaccgagtccaagacaagtctgagaccaaaaaacaaacaatcctACAGCCCTAGTGAATTGTCTTCAGGTTCATTTCTGCTGGTTTTACTTCTTACAGGTGAGGAAACCTAACACCCAGAGTAGGACAACTTGCAGCCTACCAATCGTGCGAGTGGTGTTGGCCAGAATCTGCCCTtggggggtctgggtgtcctcccccagggaaGTTATGAGCATCAACGACTTAATTTCCTGTATTCGGATACACTTGTATGTACCAATTTACGGTGGAAATACCTTTATATAGCCTgaagaaaacacagatgacaattcaaaatatgtcaAAGCTATAATGGAAAGTAGGCTATGCGTGCTTTGTTGCGTGTCATTGGGTATTTTTAAGTGGGTACAGGCCTATTGGAAATGCTGGAGCTACACTGCAAACATCACTTTACCGTGTTCCTCACACATTTACCACATGCTTTCTGTCTGATCCGCTTCACACGCAGCTCCTGTTGGTTGGCCTGCACGCTGTCTGTTCACTACGTTACAGCCTATTATAAAGGCACCACATAACACGTTAAGATCGCATGCATAAGGTCTGATGAAATCATAGGCTACATTTAAACACTCAAATCAGGTTGTAGGCTATTGATttcatgcattaaaaaaaaatcgacaattaaaatgactcactttttttttttttcttgatgtccaCTGGGCAGAAAGTAGATTTCCGGCGTTGATAACATCtcaaccctaaaaaaaaaaatataccacGCAAATGATGGTTTTCACTTCCCACTGAGCAACAAGTGTGACACTTCTTCAATGTAGGCTGACCAGCGCCTGATCACTTCACCGTGCTGGGTAAATCCGAGatataaaaacacactgaatgTCTGATCAATTTCTACTGTTCGCATCAGTGAATGACTTCAGACAGATGAGATCCCTACAGACAGATGagatccctctctctctcgctctctctctctcactctctcactcacacacacacacaaaacacattgagCCCGTTGTAAAGCGTGTTTCCTCTCCGGATGTGTATTCAGATGAGTCTTTTGATGACACGTACAACACCGTATCTGTGTTGAAACCTGAGACACAAAGAGGTAATCCTTGTCCTGGAACACAcatgtgcagtttttttttttttactcagtgACTGCCAGAGACATGTCACAGATGTAATTactgtttttaatgaaatgcaCCATTGAGCCTTATAACCGACAGGATCAATCTGGGTGTTTGAAGTGAAAGAGAACTTGCACCTCCCTCATTTCCACCACTGATCATCAGAcagtggttgtactgggcagcttccaggtggGAATGTGTGGAACTGTGGGAACAGGATCAGGGCGTCCCTGCAGAAGAGATGATTCCTCTCAAAGAtccttccctgaataaataaaaggtcAATATAAACCACTTGCCAAGACAGTgataacccaaaaaaaaaaggctgtttcaattttcttttattattgcCAGAAAAAGTGAAGCAACATAAAACCAGACAGCGTTTTACTTTACAACTGATTATCATTGTAGTGTGCACCTAATACtgctctcactcacacactcacacactcacacaccacacacccacacacacacacacacacacacacacacacacacacacacacacacacacacacacacacacacacacacacacacacacacacacacacacacacacacaccacacacacacacaccacacacacacacacacacacacaccccacacacacacacacacacacacacacacacacacacaccacacacacacacaccacacacacacacacacacacacacacacacacacacacacacacacacacacacacacacacacacaccacacacacacacacacctttgccAAGGGACCGTTTTTGCACTGCATGTAGTGTGATCAggatataaaataaattgacaccaaaaacaaaatgtggcaTGGAGTGTAAAATTAAAAGGCAACAtggaaacaaaatgacaaactaaAGTAGGTTCAGTGGAATTCTCAGAACATTTTcaagtaaacaaagaaatatcTGAATGTATTGTGATGAAGTGGACCCAATAAAGACATACTGCACTGTTCACATTGGCTTTGCTCGTTGTGGTAAAGCTACACATTTTGAGGGCATAATCTCCAGCCCTAAACTGTGTAACATGTCCCTCGCCGCTGCATCGTGGGGAGGTGGAATGTGCTTCCTAGCTTTTGCCGGCTGTTTGGTCTTTTCTCGTGTTCATGAATCACTCCACATCAGCACACGCTGGACCAGGAGCACTAAAGCTCAACTGTTAAGGTAGGAAATTAGTGCGGAATACAAAAAGCTTATCTCAGTGCAGCTACTTACTGTATGTGTCGTAGATTCCTATACActttagacacacaaatactCACTACAATGATTGGAAACCATGCAAATAAATACAGTGAACTTGGTATGTTGAGGCACAATAAACACACAGCAGTCGGACAGCATTACATGctaacactttactttaaatcCCCTTAGTTAGcattttaaaggaacacgccaccatttgttgaaatagggcttattacggtctcccctagctgtagataggtgggcatATCTAGACTAGAccatttcctaggcagatattaaCTTGGGACAGTAAttcggctgtgcttccacccaatatagtcccaaatcaatatctgcctaggaaacaGTCTAGTCTTAatatgcattgctatttgtactcgttgtgaatacgcaggccacaagaagtaattaggttgttgttgttttttcttggctcacttttactcataacatgctaaccggcaacatagaattccattcactacgctaagctaactggcgCCGGCGCTGCAACGCACTAAAACAATgaatgcactgagacaaaaaatgctcTGTCCCACCTtcctacagctaggggagactgGGATAAGCCccatttcaacaaacggtggcgtgttcctttaaggcAGCATGTacgcatttaaaaacaaaaaacaaaaaaaaggtttataatttattataatGTTGTTGTAAGCACATATgtgtttatgaaatgttttgtctacaacTTGAACTCCTCCTGTTACGCACTTAAGTGGTGGCTGCTGTTTTAACAAAGAATAAATGGCAATATAGTAATACAGtgttgtaaaaatataaaataagtcTTAATAGGAGGTTACTGCTTTGTTATTGCTGACAAACACTACAAATGAATACACTTTAAAACATGTCCTTAAAGCTGCTTACAACCACATTACAGTGTGTAATAAACCATTTATTAAAGGCTTGTATACTgcttataaatattaaatagaGACTGAGAGGTAAACATTAATGCTGCTGACTGAAATCACACAAATTAAATGTGTGCCACAACGTATCTCTATAGTGACGGCTAGTCGTACTAGACTACCTGTCTAATACAGCATTAGTATTAACACAAACAAGAAGTCAGTGGTACAATGAATTGTCCGATTACTTGTGCATGTTTTGTGCTGAATGTCATGGTTTTTCAACGTTTGCTtttgttaaaggaatagtttgacattttgggaaatgcacttgtttgctttcttgccgagagttgGGTGAGAAGATTGATATCAATCTCATTTCTTACaatggtatcaatcttcttatctaacttTCTGCAAAACAGGGAGGTGTATTTCCCAAACTgacaaactattcctttaatgaGACGCTGAATTGACCTTAAAAAAGCGTGTTTCTACCTATGAATCTATTTCTGCTAGTTTCCAAAACTAGAGCACATTTCCATAACATGAAGGCCATGGTGAGAGAATACTTTTCTAATTAGACCATCAGGCTGATTACGTTTCAGGTTCTCTGATCTAAACAGAACTTAAATGTCAATCAAAACATATCGAAAGACCAAATACTACTTTGGTTATGAGTAAATTATGCCGTGTGCTGTATGTGCCTAATGAAAGAAGTCGAAGCGCAAGATGGCAAATCCAGGCCTACAAAATGCAAACACTCACATTGGCGTTGAACTCCATACACATCAACTGAACATTAGTCAACCGTCATGAATCTTATAGTGAAAAACCATCGTAAGAGTGTGTTAGTGCTGCTTAACAAAACGTGTAGTAGCATATTTCAGTCAGGCTCGATCCAAAGCTGTTGAAGTAGCATCACTCTGCCCTGAAGACCAAGAGGTCAGAAATCGACAATCAAAAGGCTCTGAAACATATTTGGCAACAACTCCTCTAAATCTTCAGCTTCACAAACTGTAGTGAAAAGACACTGCCTCTGTAGAGGGAGCTCATATCCCGGTCTCCTGCTCAAAATTCACACAGGCACTTTATCCATTGAAAGAGAGGAATCCGTATCAAACTGTCACATCTGGAAGACTTGGTGCAAAACAAAGCCTGTGTCCGTCTGAATTTCCTTTCAAAAAGGGAATTTTTAGGGTTGTGGGGGAATTCCAACAACACTGATTTTTGCTGTTATTCTGTAGAAGCTTTCACACAATAATCACaaccaacaaaagaaaaaaacattgggtgGGCTTTTTGACTCCACTTGCAAAGTAGCACGCTGAAAGTCAGATTTGCAGGAATTCCCCCTTTAATACCGTGGAAACTAGGTTAACGGTGAAGTAACATTGTCTGCCAATAAAAGCCAGGTGGAAGGCACTGAGACACTGAGTTTCTTTTTCGTGCTGCTCCTTCAGACGTGAACTGAAGACAAAGACGGTCTTCGGGAGTCCACCGCTGGTCAGTTCATACTTGGTTCACCACGCTTTGGCCACAGTTGCTTTTCATGGCTTACTAGCGTAACAGTACAAGCCCTTAGACTACAACTCTACCCAAAGCACCTTCTACGCTGCAGTGGAAGGATGGAGTAGCAGTGTGTGAGTCCAGTGAggttctgctctgcctttagcATTACTAAATACTGAGGGCCAACATGCAGCGTGATGGTGTTGCTGTGGTGAAGGGGGGGAAGCGGTCAATGAGGTATGACAGCAGCCCGTGGGGTTGAGAGGTTGCTGGGTGCTCAGGAGGGCTGGTGTGGATCTGATTGTGCTGCAGGAGCAAAGGTGCTGAGAAGATGGAGTCAGGTTTCAAAGTACTTGTATATGGCTGTGACATAAGTCATGACACTCTGCCAgtcgggcctttctgtgtgcaCCATCTCATTTATATCCTGGAAGAGAGAACGAGACAGTTAAGGAGGGGGAAAAACAGCTAAACTGAAGACTTCTGTCCCACtaaaaaacacagtattttcCAGattaaaaactacaacaacaacaacaacaacaacagggcgacctctagctcatcCAGTAAGAGCATGCACCCCCATGTAGgttgagtcctttgcagcgacCCAGattcaaatccgacctgtggccctttgctgcgtgtcatcccccatctctcgcCCACCTTtcttgtctatccactgtccctatctaataaaggaaaagcccccccccaaaaaaaaataataagtaaataatACAATTCACCcgttttttaattcaacaagaTAGCTTATAATTCATTGGGGAATGCACATGACTAACTAACTAAAGGAGTAAACTCCACCCACTGATGGACTCAAGTTGGGGCTCAAAGCTCTACTTAGGACAACGTCTGAGCAATCCTGTCCCGACATGGTCCCGAGTTTTCCTttcacacatgtagcacacaactGGAGATTGTCTGTGTCAGACACAATCTCACTTACTTGAAAACCTTTTGTCAGTTTTAGACGAGGGGTGGCGCCTCGGTAGAGCAGACGGATGATGACACAGATTACAGAGCTGGTTCataatttggttttaaaatacCAAGTCTCTCCCTTGAATTTGTCTGACAAGTTCGGTGTCGGACCTTATAGGCAGAGTTGCCAAATCTTGTTGTCTCTCTAGTAAGCCATTCTCGTTGCCATCTTTGTGTGAATCACCCTTCTTCTTTACCCCTGGATGTTTAATTTCTTCCAGTTTTGCAGGAGCCGACAGAAACCTCATCAACACACCCCCTCGCTTGCTGTGAATTCTCCCGCGTTGGGCTCTATCGGATGTTACAAAGACTAAGTACTGATTAGCTAGCAGGCTAAAGACCGTCTGATGCCCGAGCCAACTGATTCGGAAATTTGCGTTCTCACATACAGCTCCTCCTCCTAGATAAGTTCAGGTttgctgtgcatgtgtgaaagggacTCTAGTAAGTGAACCTTgagtcaagtttttttttttgtgtcaaactAACAAATTTATCTATTAAAAGGCGGAGTTATGtgctggactatttcttggccgaATGACTTTCGGAGACCTGTTGCTGTGAGATTGCAAGTCAACCAGCTGAGGCTCCAGGAAGTCACAGCGCTAGTTTTTGTACTGCTGTTGTGAAAGTGAATTTTGTTACCTttactttggacagagccaagctAGCCGTTTCCATGTTCccagtcttaatgctaagctaagctaagcatCACATGGCTCTCTTGACCGTACAGAAATGGGAGTTGTATCAATCTCACTCtcaacaagaaagcaaatgagcGCATTTCCCTACTGTGTAGATTTAATATTGGGAAAAATCATTTTATTCCACACTGTCTGACagtatcatatttttttttttaatcaaattgttCCAAGTCTTAGTCGAGGCTATATAATGTTCACATTGAGCGACATACTGTGTCTTCAAACTCAAGATTCTGTGGGGTTTTTAGCTGAGCGTTTCCATCAAATGGAAATATTCTCAATGCGTTGAACATAATTTTACACTCACAGTTGAGTGAGGTTTATGAGTTTAAAAGCAGAACCATAGACAACACACTGTACAactgcaaaacatactgtagttCATCCCTGGTAAATGATTACAGCAATGTAGGTGGTTGACATGTAATTATATTACCGTATGAGCTAGGGGGGCATGCCATGTGAGTCAAACATAAAGCCTTctaaaaagagcaaaaagagaaagaaaaccctTTCCCTACGTACATTCTTCTCTGCACATTCCTCAGAGTATACATAATATCCAAATTATGGCATTTCAAATCTGACCCAAAGTTTTGCTATAcatacaccttttttttttgacacaggAGTTtggtatatatttattttaaggctgtCAATTGATTACAatttttaatcacaattaattgcaCGAGAGTcgtagttaactcgcaattaattgcaaattaatcacacttttgttttttaatcctttctAAATGTACGTTAAAAGGGAggtttttcaagtttttaatgtgttttgaaGTGGTATTTGAGGCACAAAGTACTCCGGTGGTAACTCAGTACATGCAAATAACTTGAGTCTTGTCCAGAGTACCATCCAAATTTAAATCACGACTTAAAACTCacttttatactgtacattggcCTGTAAACCTGTTTGAGAGTTAGTCTagtttgttcttgttttaaatgttcctTTCTGTTActagtgtgtttttaaagctgtcaGTAATCATGTCAATgtccagcactttggtcaacctggttgttttaaacgtgctttacaaataaagttggattggAATGGATCCGGAAGGAATTTGAAAAACTCAACCAGCTTCCTGATGTCCCAAACTATAGAGCAGAATCACAGAACGTGCATGCGTTAATCGCGCGCTAAAAATAAATCAGTGGCGTCAAAAGGGAATTGCGTTAACTGGTTATTAACGCGGTAATTTTGACATCcctaatttattttaaaatagtcaTTTCATATTGGTATAAAGCTTACCAAAGTGCATTTGATGCCCACACTCTCTGCAGCTTGGAAAGCTAAGGTGAAGTTTCTTCtctgagaaaagaagagagtCAAAGTCACACTCGGTGAAATACCATGTCTAACTACGGTAATGATAGAGTGGTGAGGACTTAAAGGTCTGGGCTTTCCCCAGGGCTCTACTTGCCTTCTCCTGGCTGGTGAGCTCCTGGTAGGGGATGTGTGCAGGCAGGTAGGTGTGAAGCACAGCGCAGAAGGCCAGGCCATCATTCCAACTGCTGCTGAAGTTTGTGATATCAATAttctgaaaaacaaagaaacaacgaTGCCCTTCAACTTTGATTTAACTCGACAGAGCATTTACAGTCAATGAAAAACCAATTTCTGGGCCTTATCCAAGCTAAGAGAGAGGGTACAATATTTTATCCCAGGTCATGAAAGTCACTGCCAGCACACAGTGCATTACAGCTTTCAACAATAATATGATCACAATAAATTCAGTTGTCATGGAactatttaaaatgatttaactgCAGGGAACAGCAGGCCAGATTTGATGACAGTTGTAGGATTTTATACGAGTTTTTAACACTGCTCCTCCATATCACCTTTATCATCTTTTCCACCATCAACTGCTATCTGACATTTGCAGGGGCTGTAAATCTGTGATTCCAAAcaaccactaaggttatatgtAACTAGATGATCACGCGTCACAGCTATAATCTGAATAGTACAAAATGATTCAGAGAAAGCCTCATGTTTTCGTCAGGTAGGTAACTCGCAGGATGTGTTAAATGTTGCACACTTCCTGTAGAGGACCTAAGGTGTCATGGTAACCATAAGGTGCATCTGTTAAAAGGGGTAAACATCACTTCAATATGGCAAGTGACTCTTGACACACCTGTTGATTGTCATTTTAAGCACTTTCATTTCTAGGTCAATGCTTTGACAGTTGTCCTCGCTGCACACGTTTAGACAGGCGTTCTTTGATTTGAGTCAACTGCCATTAACCAATAAGACCTGCAAGGAGAGAGCAGTTGCCACGGTGCTATCTATCTGCAACAACACCACCACGTTAGACTGAAAGGAAAGTAAAGCTGCGAAGATTAGTCAattaactattaaattaatcggcACTATTTTGATTATCGATCAATCGGTCTGAAAATTCTATGATTCCAGTTTctttaatgtgaatattttctagctTCTTTATTTCTCAAGCCCAACCAATAAAGGActtttaaggctgataccaatacgaatatttggttatttaaaaatctgataagccaatatgtatataaataaaaaaaataataatccagaaacacggaacaaaacagaaacagatttccctatcattagttatttgtagttatttatgagttctcactaaaataataataatattaataataataatagtaatttattttattgtcacaacagaacataggaacatcaaaatgtattaaaggtctgataaataaaatgacaaacttaagatataaaacttaaagtcctttgaacaaaaacacattaacaaaaacctaatcagtgttgccaacagggacgtttagagcaccctctggtggacaaactatgcaacggcaAGACTCAGAACATAGTTGACagtccatttttttatttttatttttaatgtttttttataaatcggACATTATAAATGCCAAAACCGACAGATCATGGAATTCCTAATATTGGCCAATAATATCGGCCCACCAATATCGGGCTCCTCCTCTGTTGAGTTGTGGACATGACAAGACACTTGAGgccgtcatcttgggcttttgaAAACACCCATCaacttttttgacaattttctgatatttcaTAGACTAACAGATTAAtcgacaataaaaaaaaattgtaaattagAGCCTTTAAAAGGAACACggcgacttattgggactttagcttatttaCCAttacccccagagttagacaagtcaaTGCATCTCCACGCGtgttgtaactctgtctgacggcCCCACCAgtagcttagcctagcacagatcctgcaggtaactggcTCCATCTatcctactgctcccaataagtgacaaaacaacgccaacatgttcctatttacatgttgtgatttgtatagtcacagggtgtacaaataacaaggtcacatgagacagcCATATTCTAACCGCATACTAACTGGGTACTACAGTACTAAGGAAAGCtcgttgtgggactggctccagTGGCTGCAGTTCTGCACCAAGgcggaattttgggaaagagacttcagatacggtattacaCACAAGAGGATGTCATTTAACCTCATTATTAGCACGGCAGTGATGCGGCTAGGACCGAGGTTCTGTTGGCATCACTCTCGAGTAAAACTGCTATTGTAAAACGGTACAAAAtccaaatgtattcatattgtggCAATTTGAtctgaaaataaataagaaaaagcaACAGAGACAATTTATATTGCCTCCCTGTTTTGTCAGccaatagactgtatataaaaagagagagagcaagtcAACTTCAGCTTACGTTAGCTTTGTAGAGATAGTCTGATTTACCAAACTGAACAAATACCGCACACATACAACTAAACTGCTTTGCTAGCGAAATATTGTTGTAACTAAGATACCTGCTgatataaatatttttctttagaCAGATTTAGATGCTATGAATCCGCAACATTCACATATAGcaggctatttttaaaatcgCGCCGTGTCAACGGCACAGCTGATGTGATCCAAACATTTCCAAGATGTTAACTCAAGAGCGTTGTCATTTAATCCCATGAATCCCGTCATATAAATATTTTGGAGAGATTGCTGCATGTTCATTTATGATATATTTTCATGagtaaaaatgtttcaaatttttattttattttttattaaactctGGAATGTCATGGAAATGGCTGAGTAATATTCTAGAGAGGAGTATGGTGTCGTATCCATAGACTGCATGACGTTCTAAATGTctagttgaccaatcagattgcctgGCCAGATCTACTTGTTGTATATTTCTCTTTTAACTAGGTTTGTTATTTAGTGGCTAAGCCATTGGAGAAGAGTTATAGTTACAGACACTTCATCATGTGTGATCAGGTCAGCTGGTACCTTCCAGAGACCCACCTGATAACCCTCAGTCTTCTTCTGGCACCACTTTAGCAAAGCATTTCTCTTGGAGCCTCCATACTCTCTAGCCAGTGCTGACAGTGggtcctttctttcttctctgtaacagacacacagaacagaCATGTAAGCAAACACGCTGCCAGTCTTAAAAGTTTTGCCATGTCAGTGAGGCGAACCGGTTGCATGGTAAGCGTGTTTGCTTAGTCAGCAAGGAAAGCTGTCTTGGGCTGTAGGTTTCGCCTGGAA belongs to Etheostoma spectabile isolate EspeVRDwgs_2016 chromosome 5, UIUC_Espe_1.0, whole genome shotgun sequence and includes:
- the LOC116689299 gene encoding cytospin-A isoform X3, whose amino-acid sequence is MSAAKPLSSLSDKRPSYTDITMPAEHLLRGTSASRPAAVLQRVSNMDSTKAISVSRRSSEEIKRDMSAPDASSTSLMAMSAASSPLSLSSSSPTASVTPTARSRLREERKDPLSALAREYGGSKRNALLKWCQKKTEGYQNIDITNFSSSWNDGLAFCAVLHTYLPAHIPYQELTSQEKRRNFTLAFQAAESVGIKCTLDINEMVHTERPDWQSVMTYVTAIYKYFET